In a single window of the Mugil cephalus isolate CIBA_MC_2020 chromosome 6, CIBA_Mcephalus_1.1, whole genome shotgun sequence genome:
- the tax1bp3 gene encoding tax1-binding protein 3, which produces MSFVPGQPVTAVVQRIEIQKLRQGENLILGFSIGGGIDQDSGQNPFSEDKTDKGIYVTRITPGGPADVAGLKMGDKIMQVNGWDMTMVTHDQARKRLTKKKEDVVRLLVTRKSLEEAVKHSMNKYPRQ; this is translated from the exons ATGTCTTTCGTCCCAGGCCAGCCGGTGACCGCTGTTGTG CAACGAATTGAGATTCAGAAGTTGCGGCAAGGAGAGAACCTGATCCTGGGCTTCAGCATAGGAGGAGGGATAGACCAGGACTCCGGCCAGAACCCCTTCTCTGAGGACAAGACTGataaa GGCATCTATGTGACCAGGATTACACCAGGAGGACCAGCAGACGTGGCAGGCTTGAAGATGGGAGACAAAATAATGCAG GTAAATGGTTGGGATATGACCATGGTGACCCATGACCAAGCTCGTAAAAGACTAacgaagaagaaagaagatgtAGTGCGACTACTGGTTACCAGGAAGTCGTTGGAGGAAGCTGTCAAACATTCTATGAACAAATACCCCAGACAGTAA